One window of the Dethiosulfovibrio russensis genome contains the following:
- the rho gene encoding transcription termination factor Rho: MGPPQNHNERNQRAMTQENKTVNVEDGDVSSERADNGRNNKKTPPRPRFTYGNLVAMTLPDLRKIAKEADLSGFSSLRKDDLVLAILESQARQMNTRFGGGTLEVMSDGYGFLRPKGLLPSDNDIYVSASQIRRFGLRNGDVIWGMVRKPRDQEHYEALLRVEVVNFTDPEAAKHRPHFGQLTPIFPDERLNLETHPRKLATRLVDLFSPIGKGQRSLVVSPPKAGKTTILKDLANAVTTNHPEIILMVLLIDERPEEVTDIARSVDGEIIASTFDRPAEEHMRVANLALEKAKRLVEAGKDVVLLLDSITRLARASNLTVPPSGRTLSGGMDPAALYFPKRFFGAARNIEEGGSLTIIGTALVDTGSRMDDVIYEEFKGTGNMEIHLSRKLAEQRIFPAVDIGRSGTRREDLLLSEDDLQRLWGLRRKLANVDEAGALNLIIDRLRKTSNNEEFLQGIKKS, encoded by the coding sequence ATGGGACCGCCGCAAAATCACAATGAGAGGAATCAGCGTGCAATGACCCAAGAAAATAAAACTGTAAATGTGGAGGACGGAGATGTGAGTTCCGAGAGAGCCGATAACGGCAGGAACAACAAGAAGACTCCTCCGAGACCTCGTTTTACCTACGGCAATCTGGTCGCCATGACCCTGCCGGATCTTCGAAAGATAGCCAAGGAGGCGGATCTGTCCGGTTTTTCCTCACTTCGCAAGGACGATCTCGTACTGGCTATTCTCGAATCTCAGGCCAGGCAGATGAACACCCGTTTCGGCGGTGGCACCCTGGAGGTTATGTCCGACGGTTACGGTTTTCTCCGTCCAAAGGGGCTTTTGCCCAGCGACAACGATATATACGTTTCGGCGTCTCAGATACGAAGGTTCGGACTTAGAAACGGAGACGTCATCTGGGGTATGGTAAGGAAGCCCAGAGATCAGGAACACTACGAGGCCCTTCTCCGGGTCGAGGTCGTGAACTTTACCGATCCGGAGGCGGCCAAGCATCGCCCCCATTTCGGACAGCTAACCCCCATTTTCCCCGATGAAAGACTGAATTTGGAGACCCATCCCAGAAAACTGGCCACTAGGCTGGTGGATCTCTTTTCTCCCATAGGAAAGGGTCAGCGTTCTCTGGTGGTTTCCCCTCCCAAGGCGGGAAAGACCACCATACTGAAGGATCTGGCCAACGCCGTTACGACCAATCATCCCGAGATAATCCTCATGGTTTTGCTCATAGACGAGCGTCCCGAAGAGGTAACCGATATCGCCCGTTCCGTGGACGGCGAGATAATCGCCTCTACCTTCGATCGTCCTGCCGAGGAGCACATGAGGGTGGCGAATCTGGCGTTGGAGAAGGCTAAGAGGTTGGTGGAAGCCGGCAAGGACGTGGTGTTGCTTTTGGACTCCATAACCAGGCTGGCCAGGGCCTCCAACCTGACGGTGCCTCCTTCGGGCCGTACCCTTTCGGGAGGTATGGATCCCGCCGCACTCTATTTTCCTAAAAGATTTTTCGGAGCCGCCAGGAACATAGAGGAGGGCGGAAGCCTTACCATAATAGGAACCGCTTTGGTAGATACGGGCAGTCGCATGGACGACGTAATCTACGAGGAGTTCAAGGGAACTGGCAACATGGAGATACATCTTTCGAGAAAACTGGCGGAGCAGCGCATTTTCCCCGCCGTGGATATCGGACGTTCCGGAACGAGGAGGGAGGATCTCCTGCTTTCCGAGGACGATCTCCAGAGGTTGTGGGGGCTCAGACGGAAGCTGGCCAACGTGGACGAGGCCGGGGCTTTGAACCTGATAATAGACCGTCTGAGAAAGACTTCCAACAACGAGGAGTTTCTTCAGGGGATCAAAAAGTCCTGA
- the pfkA gene encoding 6-phosphofructokinase: MKRIAVLTSGGDAPGMNAAIRAVTRSAIYDKAEVYGVYQGYEGLMDGAFQRLEPRDVGGIIHRGGTILRTARSERFRTDEGLADAVASLERHSIDGLVVIGGDGSFKGAYELHKLGVPVVGVPGTIDNDVAGTDETIGYDTALNTALEAVKKLRDTASSHDRLFIVEVMGREAGFLALNVAVASGAEFVVVPERKFDVGFLCDRLHQSRKAGKQHSLIVVAEGAMSAVELKDRLKDTGGYDARVTVLGYIQRGGSPTSFDTILASRMGAFAVDRLMEGESGIMVGTVCHEMVAAPLSRSWEGRKPLNPELIELVDRLSI; encoded by the coding sequence ATGAAACGTATCGCAGTGCTCACCAGTGGGGGCGATGCTCCTGGCATGAACGCGGCAATAAGGGCCGTGACCAGGTCCGCCATATACGACAAAGCCGAGGTTTACGGCGTGTATCAGGGCTACGAGGGACTTATGGATGGGGCCTTTCAACGCCTGGAGCCTAGAGACGTGGGGGGCATCATCCACAGAGGGGGAACCATCCTTCGTACCGCCAGGAGCGAGAGGTTTCGGACCGACGAGGGGCTGGCCGATGCGGTGGCGTCTCTTGAGAGGCATTCCATAGACGGTCTGGTGGTTATAGGCGGCGACGGGTCTTTCAAGGGAGCCTATGAGCTCCATAAGCTGGGGGTGCCGGTGGTTGGTGTTCCCGGAACCATAGACAACGATGTTGCCGGTACCGACGAGACCATAGGCTACGATACCGCCCTGAACACCGCCCTGGAGGCGGTTAAAAAGCTGAGAGACACGGCTTCCAGCCACGATAGGCTGTTTATAGTTGAGGTCATGGGTAGAGAGGCCGGTTTTCTGGCCCTCAACGTGGCTGTAGCGAGCGGGGCCGAGTTCGTGGTGGTTCCGGAGAGAAAGTTCGACGTGGGGTTCCTCTGCGACAGGCTTCATCAGTCCAGAAAGGCGGGCAAGCAGCATTCGCTGATAGTGGTGGCCGAGGGAGCCATGTCCGCCGTGGAGCTGAAGGACAGGCTGAAGGACACAGGAGGCTACGACGCCAGGGTTACAGTTTTAGGCTATATCCAGCGGGGCGGTTCGCCCACCTCTTTCGACACCATCCTGGCGTCTCGGATGGGGGCCTTCGCCGTCGATAGGCTGATGGAGGGAGAAAGTGGAATTATGGTAGGCACCGTGTGTCACGAGATGGTGGCCGCCCCTCTCAGTCGTTCCTGGGAGGGCAGAAAGCCTCTCAACCCGGAGCTTATCGAGCTGGTGGACAGGCTCAGCATATGA
- a CDS encoding glycosyltransferase: MGYKILFCSDSLIIDGVTSYVLHVGTALSRAGHHVAVLGRWAGKGFQGRYREEGIKVIQCPSLTVGNRWFDKKAREFDPDVIMTDSRRSFPLATRLKRILDRPVVTYFLDHLEKTDKPGRDVPSLVKWSDAWAGAEEPILQTLPQHSSGIPIMKLPRPLDKAVRATPLPPKDPFVTTCFGRLSGYKTPGMIYLMEHMEELKKAIPSASITVVGGGGWRLLKFRRMAAAINRKIGEQCVNVVGTKPDPRPWIDRSNAVCAASTSAIESVLSQRPTVCLTSYWMGHATPENLDQVVGSYFGERGGIGHFKKDPSLLKRIIPTLAEIYRSYGTDRSFEDLITIRERLSPKFSSRETVDCFEEIMKLFRT; this comes from the coding sequence ATGGGCTACAAGATACTCTTCTGCTCCGACTCACTGATAATAGACGGAGTTACATCGTACGTCCTTCACGTCGGAACGGCTCTCAGCAGAGCGGGACATCATGTGGCGGTGCTGGGTCGATGGGCCGGCAAGGGTTTTCAGGGGCGATACAGAGAAGAAGGGATCAAGGTTATACAATGTCCATCCCTTACGGTGGGCAACCGTTGGTTCGACAAAAAGGCCAGGGAATTCGATCCGGATGTCATAATGACCGATTCCAGACGATCCTTCCCTCTGGCCACCAGACTTAAGAGGATATTGGACAGACCGGTGGTAACCTACTTTCTAGATCACCTGGAAAAAACGGATAAACCCGGAAGGGACGTTCCATCGCTGGTAAAATGGAGCGACGCATGGGCCGGCGCGGAGGAACCCATACTTCAAACCCTTCCCCAGCACTCGTCGGGAATCCCCATAATGAAACTTCCGAGACCTCTCGACAAGGCAGTGAGGGCTACTCCCCTTCCCCCCAAGGACCCATTCGTCACAACCTGTTTCGGTCGCCTCAGCGGCTACAAGACCCCCGGCATGATATACCTTATGGAACACATGGAGGAACTAAAAAAGGCTATCCCCTCCGCCTCCATAACAGTCGTAGGAGGGGGCGGCTGGCGATTGCTGAAGTTCCGTCGTATGGCAGCGGCCATAAACCGTAAAATAGGAGAACAATGCGTAAACGTGGTCGGAACAAAGCCGGACCCCAGACCCTGGATAGATCGCTCGAACGCGGTATGCGCCGCATCGACGTCGGCTATCGAGTCGGTTCTGTCCCAAAGACCTACGGTCTGTCTAACCAGCTACTGGATGGGACATGCCACACCGGAAAACCTAGACCAAGTGGTAGGATCCTACTTCGGAGAGAGAGGCGGCATCGGACATTTCAAAAAGGATCCATCTCTGTTAAAACGTATAATCCCCACGTTGGCGGAGATATACAGATCCTACGGAACGGATAGATCATTTGAGGACCTGATCACCATCAGAGAAAGACTAAGCCCAAAGTTCTCCTCGAGGGAAACGGTGGACTGTTTCGAGGAAATCATGAAGCTTTTCAGGACGTAA
- a CDS encoding LysM peptidoglycan-binding domain-containing M23 family metallopeptidase produces the protein MNRGPSNGNSWHFGFMAVVAIMLCGASFLAFFAGERSGDSWGYSASADSAGEIPSRFVVVDMSRALAAIKGVHGDEEEPTGIGPIPSDPMYQEGEIILEEVSVEDDPVPLSKQGMDEGDLDDSLGLDELKSGSRSDKLASRLEQSPGKVDAMEGVTLDEVSIVWKEHSVKPGETLFVLAQNSNLSQKDIIKANELKNPDRLSLGQVLLIPRSHSDVNATLDEVRRRRENKKAKEDKVVPFSTKTYKVQNGDSLWSISNKFNVTIDTLFSANSLSDPDKLKPGMTLKVPNQDGVFYKVRKGDTLGKIASAYSVDINRIVDTNGIEQKKLISVGQELFLPGASQVAGSYSRPASRSGSVSRSSRSFRWPVVGRINSPFGWRRHPISKRRSFHTGVDIKASRHTRIRAARSGRVVYAGWMGGYGRVVVVKHDSTYSTLYAHCQKLYVRKGQKVSAGKVVATVGTSGRSTGPHLHFEIRINNKPVNPLKYLR, from the coding sequence GTGAATAGAGGACCATCTAACGGAAATTCATGGCATTTCGGTTTTATGGCGGTCGTGGCTATCATGCTTTGCGGGGCCTCTTTTCTGGCTTTTTTCGCCGGTGAAAGATCCGGCGATAGCTGGGGGTATTCCGCTTCCGCCGATTCTGCCGGTGAGATCCCGTCCAGGTTCGTGGTCGTCGATATGTCAAGAGCTCTGGCGGCCATAAAGGGAGTTCACGGAGACGAGGAGGAGCCTACCGGTATAGGGCCCATCCCCTCCGACCCGATGTACCAGGAGGGTGAAATTATTCTGGAGGAGGTCTCCGTAGAGGACGATCCTGTGCCTCTGTCGAAACAGGGCATGGACGAGGGGGATCTCGACGATAGCCTTGGACTGGACGAACTCAAGAGCGGTTCGAGATCTGACAAACTTGCCAGTCGGCTGGAGCAGTCGCCCGGCAAAGTGGACGCAATGGAGGGGGTAACCCTCGACGAGGTCTCTATCGTATGGAAAGAGCATTCGGTAAAGCCCGGAGAGACCCTTTTCGTGTTGGCTCAAAACTCGAATTTATCCCAGAAAGATATAATCAAGGCCAACGAGCTTAAAAACCCAGATCGTCTTTCTCTGGGGCAGGTGTTGCTTATCCCTCGGTCTCATTCCGATGTAAACGCCACCCTGGACGAGGTCAGACGGAGAAGAGAAAATAAAAAGGCCAAGGAGGATAAGGTAGTTCCGTTCTCCACGAAAACCTACAAGGTCCAAAACGGAGACAGTCTTTGGAGTATATCCAACAAGTTCAACGTGACCATCGACACCTTGTTCAGCGCCAATTCTCTCAGCGATCCGGACAAACTTAAGCCCGGAATGACATTGAAGGTTCCTAACCAGGACGGGGTTTTCTATAAGGTTAGAAAAGGGGATACCTTAGGCAAGATAGCGTCTGCCTATTCGGTCGATATAAACAGAATAGTGGACACCAACGGAATAGAGCAGAAGAAGCTTATCTCCGTGGGGCAGGAACTTTTCCTCCCCGGGGCCAGCCAGGTGGCCGGGAGCTACAGTCGACCGGCATCCAGGAGTGGCTCGGTGTCTCGGAGCAGTCGTTCGTTCCGTTGGCCCGTTGTCGGAAGGATAAACAGTCCCTTCGGATGGAGGAGACATCCCATATCGAAGAGAAGATCCTTCCACACAGGTGTGGATATAAAGGCTTCCAGGCATACCAGGATCCGTGCCGCCAGGTCCGGTAGAGTGGTATACGCCGGATGGATGGGCGGATACGGCAGGGTGGTCGTCGTAAAACACGACAGCACCTATAGTACCCTATACGCTCATTGTCAGAAGCTTTACGTGAGGAAGGGGCAGAAGGTATCGGCCGGGAAGGTCGTGGCTACAGTCGGCACCAGCGGAAGGTCCACCGGGCCCCATCTTCATTTCGAGATCCGGATCAACAACAAGCCGGTCAACCCTCTCAAGTATCTTCGGTGA
- a CDS encoding ECF transporter S component, giving the protein MTDTTTTRKIVLGALTAAMVTGATMLSAPVPGFRLYFNLGEGIIYTVAILLGPRYGAVCGGLGAALADLILGYPLWAPLTLTIKGLEGFVVGRLAPSGKIRAILAGATVMAAGYSISAGFLYGWAAAPIELMTDIVQTGIGAAIALPLSATLKRRLQGTGLTS; this is encoded by the coding sequence ATGACTGACACCACTACCACCAGAAAAATCGTCCTAGGAGCCTTAACGGCCGCCATGGTGACGGGAGCAACCATGCTCAGCGCCCCGGTTCCCGGATTCAGGCTGTATTTCAACCTGGGCGAAGGGATAATCTACACCGTGGCGATACTTCTGGGCCCGAGATACGGAGCCGTCTGCGGAGGCCTGGGAGCCGCCCTGGCGGACCTCATACTGGGATACCCTCTATGGGCCCCCTTGACCCTGACGATAAAGGGACTGGAGGGATTCGTGGTAGGACGATTGGCTCCTTCGGGAAAGATAAGAGCCATACTCGCCGGAGCGACGGTTATGGCGGCGGGATACTCGATATCCGCCGGTTTTCTTTACGGCTGGGCCGCCGCTCCGATAGAGCTCATGACCGACATAGTCCAGACCGGCATAGGAGCCGCTATAGCCCTGCCACTATCGGCAACCCTGAAACGGAGACTTCAGGGAACGGGACTGACAAGCTGA
- a CDS encoding glutamate cyclase domain-containing protein, whose amino-acid sequence MMDIFESLVALVASNRSGRGPARLCSSSVMSSALEVLTRARRVAVVTGFFIPSAGFPETDGPGGSAALARAVDLSGRESSLWTDTRCLSVVASASRAIEGVVPRAASSGSDILSWNPDLIVYLERLGRAADGGYYNMRGQDVSSTVVPLDDAVLKKPEGVSVIGVGDGGNEAGMGNLRRELGELMPSYGRFLSVVESDIPLPVDVSDWGGYALAGALSLSCGEWCGVDPDEVISMIDAEVAAGAVDGVTLKGDPSVDGFSLDIQRSVAASIRDMIESQLVSPVP is encoded by the coding sequence ATGATGGATATATTCGAGTCTCTGGTCGCTTTGGTGGCGTCGAACCGTTCGGGAAGAGGTCCTGCCAGGCTCTGTTCTTCCTCTGTAATGTCCTCGGCGTTGGAGGTTTTGACCAGGGCCCGCAGGGTAGCTGTCGTCACCGGATTTTTCATTCCCTCTGCCGGGTTTCCTGAGACGGACGGTCCCGGAGGTTCCGCCGCCTTGGCCAGGGCCGTCGATCTTTCCGGGCGGGAGTCGTCTTTATGGACCGATACGAGGTGTCTTTCCGTGGTGGCATCGGCGTCGAGAGCCATCGAAGGCGTAGTTCCCCGAGCGGCCTCAAGCGGATCTGACATATTGAGCTGGAACCCGGATCTTATCGTCTATCTGGAGCGGCTTGGAAGGGCGGCGGACGGAGGGTATTACAACATGAGGGGGCAGGACGTGTCGTCCACTGTGGTTCCTCTGGACGACGCCGTTTTAAAGAAGCCCGAGGGGGTTTCCGTTATCGGTGTTGGAGACGGCGGCAACGAGGCCGGTATGGGGAATCTCAGAAGAGAGCTGGGGGAGCTCATGCCGTCTTACGGCAGGTTTCTCTCTGTGGTGGAGTCGGATATCCCCTTGCCGGTCGACGTTTCCGATTGGGGGGGGTATGCCCTCGCCGGGGCTCTTTCTTTGAGTTGCGGTGAGTGGTGTGGAGTGGACCCCGACGAGGTGATTTCCATGATAGATGCTGAGGTGGCGGCTGGTGCGGTGGACGGTGTTACCCTTAAGGGAGATCCCTCGGTGGACGGCTTTTCCCTTGATATCCAACGTTCCGTAGCGGCCAGCATCAGGGATATGATAGAGTCTCAGCTTGTCAGTCCCGTTCCCTGA
- a CDS encoding CTP synthase, which produces MAKFVLVTGGVVSSLGKGITASSLGVLLKKRGFKVSILKLDPYINVDAGTMNPFQHGEVFVTDDGAETDLDLGHYERFIDESLSSANNVTTGKIYSRVIDKERKGRYLGATVQVIPHITNEIQESILKASDGVDVVIVEIGGTVGDIEGLPFLEAIRQLSSRVGRENLLYCHVTLIPYIDAAGELKTKPTQHSVQELRKIGIQPDVIVCRSSHKVPAELKDKIALFCNVSPDSIVEAADASTIYMIPISLYEQGFDKLVMRKLGLNLGEEPDLSDWRRVVDGFSSPSGSVRVAMVGKYVGLKDAYLSVIEALYHAGIHNDVRIDLLPIEAEEIEAKGAEVVLEGVDAVLVPGGFGSRGIEGKIAAARYARENGIPYLGLCLGLQVAVMEFARNVCSLSGANSTEMDPGTLNPVIHLMEDQKGVSDMGGTMRLGAYRCDLISGTKSREAYGSDFVMERHRHRYEFNNQYRERLEAAGLKVAGVYSEKNLVEIVELVDHPWYVGVQFHPEFRSRPVRPHPLFMGLVGAALERKGD; this is translated from the coding sequence ATGGCTAAGTTCGTGCTCGTGACTGGAGGCGTGGTGTCCTCCCTTGGCAAGGGGATAACTGCGTCTTCGTTGGGAGTGTTGTTGAAGAAAAGGGGTTTCAAGGTCTCTATCCTGAAGCTCGATCCCTATATAAACGTCGATGCCGGAACTATGAATCCTTTTCAGCATGGAGAGGTATTCGTCACGGACGACGGTGCCGAGACCGATCTGGACCTGGGGCATTACGAGAGGTTCATCGACGAAAGCCTCTCCTCTGCAAACAACGTCACCACCGGCAAGATATATTCTAGGGTGATCGATAAGGAGAGAAAAGGCAGATATCTGGGAGCTACCGTTCAGGTCATTCCTCACATCACCAACGAGATACAGGAGAGTATACTGAAGGCCTCCGACGGGGTCGACGTGGTAATAGTGGAGATAGGAGGCACCGTAGGCGATATAGAGGGCCTTCCTTTTCTCGAGGCCATCCGTCAGCTTTCATCCAGGGTCGGAAGGGAAAACCTTCTATACTGCCATGTCACTTTGATTCCCTATATAGATGCAGCCGGAGAGCTCAAGACCAAGCCGACTCAGCATAGCGTACAGGAGCTTAGGAAGATCGGGATACAGCCGGACGTCATAGTCTGTCGTTCCAGCCATAAGGTTCCGGCGGAGCTCAAGGACAAGATAGCCTTGTTCTGTAACGTTTCTCCCGATTCCATCGTGGAGGCGGCGGATGCCTCGACTATATACATGATTCCCATAAGCCTTTACGAGCAGGGATTCGACAAGCTGGTGATGAGAAAGCTCGGATTGAACCTCGGCGAGGAGCCGGATCTCTCCGATTGGCGCAGGGTGGTGGACGGCTTTTCCTCTCCCTCCGGTTCCGTCAGGGTTGCCATGGTTGGTAAATACGTGGGTCTGAAGGATGCCTATCTCAGCGTGATAGAGGCTCTGTATCACGCAGGGATACACAACGACGTAAGGATCGATCTTTTGCCCATAGAGGCGGAGGAGATCGAGGCCAAGGGAGCCGAGGTGGTCCTGGAGGGGGTTGACGCGGTGTTGGTCCCCGGCGGTTTCGGCTCCAGAGGAATAGAGGGAAAGATCGCTGCGGCCAGGTATGCCAGGGAGAACGGAATACCCTATCTGGGGCTCTGCCTGGGTCTACAGGTGGCGGTTATGGAGTTCGCCAGGAACGTCTGTTCTTTGTCCGGGGCGAACAGCACCGAGATGGATCCGGGAACCCTGAACCCGGTGATTCACCTCATGGAGGATCAGAAAGGCGTCTCCGATATGGGCGGAACCATGCGTCTCGGAGCGTACAGATGCGATCTGATCTCAGGGACCAAGTCTCGCGAGGCCTATGGATCCGATTTCGTGATGGAGCGTCATCGTCATCGTTACGAGTTCAACAATCAGTACAGAGAACGTCTGGAGGCTGCGGGGCTCAAGGTCGCCGGGGTCTATTCGGAGAAAAATCTGGTGGAGATAGTTGAGCTGGTCGATCATCCCTGGTATGTGGGTGTTCAGTTCCACCCGGAGTTCCGTTCCAGACCGGTTCGCCCCCATCCCCTTTTCATGGGGTTGGTCGGTGCCGCCTTGGAGCGAAAGGGCGACTAA
- a CDS encoding S-layer homology domain-containing protein encodes MKKLCALLAVVALVAFAAPAFAANPFMDVPMNHWAYDAVGQLAARGIISGYPDGTFKGNQPITRYEMASVTARALAVIDMEKASKQDVEMLKRLVVEFKDELDALGVKVDKIDSRVAVLEENIGGWKFWGELRFDAKFEGEKNLYNDEYTLEGDKEFNLNRFRIWMSKQIDENTKFVARLGTSDSTTKYAPTRWERYYVETKLPYDIKMTAGLWLFDWEGDSGLYIDEDAMFGDYGMKGFWFQKSFGLGDVQAMIGHNDSYSNGADGIFNTADDVNSDYMFYGLRANFNFNEQFRFALNGLMRAYDDLNNRDESVYWADFTFNFNPNIAFKGAYFMEDLDTAYRAGEDSPKAYKAIFDVKQDAFKFTSIWLEYAKFDEGFNVWNANNNGDMYAYDAYGASVLINRNWDETSVLFASLKQQWNDKWATYERYLTADFDTTGVDDATNWTFGVLYYYTPAITFDLAYDKVDWGDSTAAGMRTGDDNIVRLRTHVKF; translated from the coding sequence ATGAAGAAACTTTGTGCACTTCTGGCAGTCGTGGCTCTTGTGGCTTTCGCCGCTCCCGCCTTTGCCGCCAATCCTTTCATGGACGTTCCTATGAACCACTGGGCCTACGACGCAGTGGGACAGCTTGCCGCCAGGGGAATCATCTCCGGTTATCCCGACGGCACCTTCAAGGGCAACCAGCCCATCACCCGTTACGAGATGGCTTCCGTGACCGCTCGTGCCCTGGCCGTTATCGACATGGAGAAGGCCAGCAAGCAGGATGTCGAGATGCTGAAGCGCCTCGTCGTCGAGTTCAAGGACGAGCTTGATGCCCTCGGCGTAAAGGTCGATAAGATCGACAGCCGCGTGGCCGTTCTCGAGGAGAACATCGGCGGATGGAAGTTCTGGGGCGAGTTGCGTTTCGATGCCAAGTTCGAGGGCGAAAAGAACCTCTACAATGACGAGTATACCCTTGAAGGCGACAAGGAGTTCAACCTCAATCGTTTCCGTATCTGGATGAGCAAACAGATCGACGAGAACACTAAGTTTGTTGCTCGTCTTGGTACCAGCGATAGCACGACCAAGTATGCTCCTACTCGTTGGGAACGTTATTATGTGGAAACTAAGCTTCCCTACGACATCAAGATGACCGCCGGTCTTTGGCTCTTCGACTGGGAAGGCGATTCGGGGCTCTACATTGATGAAGATGCTATGTTTGGTGATTATGGAATGAAGGGCTTCTGGTTCCAGAAGAGCTTTGGCCTCGGCGATGTTCAGGCTATGATCGGTCATAACGATAGCTACAGCAATGGTGCTGATGGTATCTTCAATACTGCTGATGATGTCAATAGCGATTATATGTTCTACGGTCTTCGTGCCAACTTCAACTTCAACGAGCAGTTCCGTTTCGCTCTGAACGGTTTGATGAGGGCTTACGATGATCTCAATAATCGAGATGAGTCCGTGTATTGGGCCGACTTCACCTTCAACTTCAACCCCAACATCGCTTTCAAGGGTGCTTATTTCATGGAGGATCTGGATACCGCTTATCGTGCTGGCGAGGATAGCCCCAAGGCTTATAAGGCCATCTTTGACGTAAAGCAGGATGCCTTTAAGTTCACCAGCATTTGGCTTGAGTACGCCAAGTTCGACGAGGGATTCAACGTTTGGAATGCAAATAACAATGGCGACATGTACGCTTACGATGCTTACGGCGCTTCCGTCCTTATAAATCGTAACTGGGATGAGACCAGCGTTTTGTTTGCAAGCTTGAAGCAGCAGTGGAACGACAAGTGGGCCACTTATGAGCGTTATCTGACCGCTGATTTCGATACAACCGGTGTTGACGATGCCACTAACTGGACCTTCGGTGTCCTGTATTACTACACTCCCGCTATCACTTTCGATCTGGCTTACGACAAGGTCGACTGGGGCGATAGCACCGCTGCTGGTATGAGAACCGGCGATGATAATATCGTTCGTCTCCGTACTCACGTCAAGTTCTAA
- a CDS encoding UDP-glucose dehydrogenase family protein, with protein sequence MHICMIGTGYVGLVTGTCLAEVGHSVWCVDVDESKVERLKNGEIPIYEPGLEDMVSRNVRQGRLRFTTDLKEALDDSPFVFIAVGTPPGEDGSADLRYVLDAARQIGSVMEDYKVVVVKSTVPVGTTEKARLCVSEELGIRGRDDLDFDVAFCPEFLKEGSAIDDFMSPDRVVIGTDNQKTADLLGELFSAFSFREDRIIFMSIPSAELTKYASNSMLATRISFMNQLARFCEKIGADIDQVRHGMGSDGRIGSAFLYPGVGYGGSCFPKDVKALIHSGRSHGVPMTLLESVEEINKSQRKWFFDKILSHYGADISGKTFAVWGLSFKPNTDDIREAPALDIIPWLLERGASVRAYDPVGQENAKAAFPNTEGIVYCDDNYQALENADALILLTEWLPFRRPEFDRMKDLMGEHVIFDGRNQYRPDRMADLGFVYYGIGRYVK encoded by the coding sequence ATGCACATCTGCATGATAGGAACGGGCTACGTCGGACTCGTGACGGGGACCTGCCTTGCCGAGGTAGGACACAGCGTATGGTGCGTCGACGTGGACGAATCAAAGGTAGAACGACTTAAAAACGGAGAGATCCCCATATACGAACCGGGGCTGGAGGACATGGTTTCCCGTAACGTGAGGCAGGGACGACTGAGATTCACCACCGACCTGAAGGAAGCCCTGGACGACAGTCCTTTCGTTTTCATCGCCGTAGGAACGCCTCCGGGAGAGGACGGTTCCGCCGACCTCCGTTACGTTTTAGATGCGGCCAGACAGATAGGATCGGTCATGGAGGACTACAAAGTAGTGGTGGTGAAATCCACCGTTCCGGTGGGAACGACGGAAAAGGCGAGGCTGTGTGTTTCGGAGGAGCTCGGCATAAGGGGACGAGACGACCTCGACTTCGACGTGGCGTTTTGCCCCGAGTTCCTCAAGGAAGGCTCGGCCATAGACGACTTCATGAGCCCCGACAGAGTGGTCATAGGGACGGACAATCAGAAAACCGCCGATCTTCTGGGGGAACTTTTCTCTGCCTTCAGCTTCAGGGAAGACCGAATAATATTCATGTCCATACCATCGGCGGAGCTCACCAAATACGCGTCCAACTCCATGTTGGCCACCAGGATCAGCTTCATGAACCAGCTCGCCCGTTTTTGCGAGAAAATCGGAGCGGACATAGACCAGGTTCGCCATGGCATGGGCAGCGACGGTAGGATAGGATCGGCCTTTCTGTATCCCGGAGTGGGATACGGTGGATCCTGCTTTCCCAAAGACGTGAAAGCCCTCATCCACTCCGGAAGAAGCCATGGAGTTCCGATGACCCTTCTGGAGTCGGTAGAGGAGATAAACAAGAGCCAGAGAAAGTGGTTCTTCGATAAGATACTGAGCCACTACGGAGCGGATATATCGGGCAAGACTTTCGCCGTCTGGGGCCTCAGTTTCAAGCCCAACACGGACGACATAAGGGAGGCCCCTGCGCTGGACATAATTCCCTGGCTGCTTGAAAGAGGGGCAAGTGTCAGGGCCTACGATCCGGTGGGGCAGGAAAACGCCAAGGCGGCGTTTCCGAATACGGAGGGCATAGTCTATTGTGACGATAACTATCAAGCTCTGGAGAACGCCGATGCCTTGATTCTGCTTACCGAGTGGCTTCCATTTCGCCGTCCCGAGTTCGACAGGATGAAGGATCTGATGGGGGAACACGTTATTTTCGACGGAAGAAACCAGTATAGGCCGGATCGGATGGCGGATCTGGGTTTCGTTTATTATGGAATAGGCAGGTATGTAAAATAG